The Virgibacillus dokdonensis genome includes a window with the following:
- the aroC gene encoding chorismate synthase codes for MRYLTAGESHGKQLTTIVEGVPAQMPLLTEDINQSLSRRQKGHGRGKRMQIEKDLVDITSGVRHGKTLGSPISLVVHNDDFKHWEDIMGADPIETDQKIRRTITRPRPGHADLNGALKYGHRDIRNILERSSARETAARVAAGAIAKTLLKHLGIEIVGYVKEIAGIVAEDQEQLSVRGRQQIADGSPVRVLDKQVEGPMIQAIDDAKQVGDSIGGVCEVYVEGMPAGVGSYVHYDRKLDSRIAGSVVSINAFKGVEFGIGFEAAKRNGSQVHDEIAWNEEKGYYRTTNRLGGFEGGMTTGMPIVVKGVMKPIPTLMKRPLTSVDIDTKEPFKATVERSDACAVPAASVVMEHVVAFELAKALTEQFTNDQFAKLKEAIEAYREEIRCF; via the coding sequence GTGCGCTATTTAACAGCAGGGGAATCACATGGGAAACAATTAACTACGATTGTTGAAGGAGTTCCTGCCCAAATGCCATTATTAACAGAAGATATTAATCAGTCCCTTTCTCGTAGACAAAAAGGACACGGGCGGGGAAAGCGAATGCAAATTGAAAAAGACCTTGTAGACATTACGAGTGGTGTGAGGCATGGTAAAACATTAGGATCACCTATTTCTTTAGTTGTACATAATGATGACTTCAAACATTGGGAAGACATTATGGGCGCAGATCCAATAGAAACAGATCAAAAAATTCGTAGAACTATAACAAGGCCAAGACCTGGGCATGCCGATCTTAATGGTGCTCTTAAGTATGGACATCGAGACATAAGGAATATATTAGAACGTTCATCAGCCCGAGAAACAGCCGCACGAGTAGCTGCAGGGGCTATCGCAAAAACGTTGCTTAAGCATTTGGGTATTGAAATCGTTGGTTATGTGAAGGAAATTGCAGGTATTGTTGCAGAAGACCAAGAACAACTTTCTGTACGAGGAAGACAGCAAATAGCTGATGGGTCACCCGTTCGCGTTTTGGATAAACAAGTGGAAGGGCCTATGATACAGGCAATTGACGATGCAAAACAAGTTGGAGACTCAATCGGAGGAGTTTGTGAAGTTTATGTGGAAGGAATGCCAGCAGGTGTTGGTTCTTACGTCCATTATGATCGCAAATTGGATAGTAGAATAGCTGGAAGTGTAGTAAGCATAAATGCTTTTAAAGGGGTCGAATTTGGAATTGGTTTTGAAGCGGCAAAACGGAATGGTAGTCAAGTCCATGATGAGATTGCTTGGAATGAAGAGAAGGGGTATTACCGAACTACGAATCGCCTTGGGGGGTTTGAAGGTGGTATGACAACAGGAATGCCGATCGTGGTTAAAGGAGTAATGAAACCTATACCTACATTAATGAAACGACCACTTACGAGCGTAGATATCGATACAAAAGAACCGTTTAAAGCGACGGTTGAAAGATCTGATGCTTGTGCAGTTCCTGCCGCTTCAGTTGTTATGGAGCATGTTGTTGCATTCGAGCTAGCAAAAGCTTTAACAGAGCAATTTACAAATGATCAATTTGCAAAGTTAAAAGAAGCGATTGAAGCATATCGTGAAGAAATCAGGTGTTTTTAA
- the hisC gene encoding histidinol-phosphate transaminase, which yields MKAKSSLKQIAPYQQGKQIQDIKRQYQIDRIVKLSSNENPYGYADTVRQFLASYEPAFDIYPDGHTAQLRKDLAYKLKVSESEIIFGSGSEEIVQMICRAYLFQGVNTVMATPTFPQYKHNAIIEGAKIKEIPTIEGHHDLNGMLEAIDQDTNVIWLCSPNNPTGTPITKQDFIAFMDTCPQHVLVVLDEAYYEYLDETKDLHAMEQIQKYNNLIILRTFSKAYGLAGLRIGYGVANKQIINQLNVVRGPFNTTSIAQQIAQIALADEAFIEETRQQNLKVKLDFQAFLDRIGWHYYPSETNFMLVSTPTSGTKVFDYLIQHGFIVRPGELLGIPNTFRFTLGLQDDMYRMQELLSLYQHQNS from the coding sequence ATGAAAGCAAAATCTTCGTTAAAGCAGATTGCACCATATCAACAAGGAAAGCAAATTCAAGATATTAAGAGGCAATACCAAATAGATAGAATTGTGAAATTATCTTCAAATGAAAATCCATATGGTTATGCAGATACAGTTAGACAGTTTTTAGCTTCTTATGAGCCTGCGTTTGATATTTATCCAGATGGCCATACAGCACAACTCCGCAAAGATTTAGCTTATAAATTAAAAGTAAGTGAGTCAGAAATAATTTTTGGGAGTGGCTCTGAAGAAATTGTTCAAATGATTTGCCGAGCTTATTTATTTCAAGGAGTTAACACAGTGATGGCTACACCAACTTTCCCTCAATATAAGCATAACGCAATAATTGAAGGAGCAAAAATAAAGGAGATACCAACTATAGAAGGCCACCATGATTTAAATGGTATGCTTGAAGCTATCGATCAAGATACAAATGTTATCTGGCTTTGTTCTCCTAATAATCCAACTGGTACTCCAATAACCAAGCAGGATTTTATTGCTTTTATGGATACGTGTCCACAACATGTTTTAGTCGTATTAGATGAGGCATATTATGAGTATTTAGACGAAACGAAAGACCTTCATGCAATGGAACAGATTCAAAAATACAACAATCTTATAATTTTACGAACTTTTTCAAAGGCATACGGACTTGCGGGATTGCGTATTGGGTATGGGGTTGCAAATAAGCAGATCATTAATCAATTAAACGTTGTACGTGGACCTTTCAATACAACTTCCATCGCTCAGCAAATCGCACAAATTGCACTTGCTGATGAAGCTTTTATTGAAGAAACAAGGCAGCAAAACTTAAAAGTAAAGCTCGATTTCCAAGCATTCTTGGATAGGATAGGCTGGCATTATTACCCTTCTGAAACAAATTTCATGCTTGTTTCTACACCTACTAGTGGAACAAAAGTGTTTGATTATTTAATCCAACATGGGTTTATCGTTCGCCCTGGTGAGCTGTTGGGAATACCAAATACTTTTCGATTTACGTTAGGGTTACAGGATGATATGTATCGCATGCAGGAATTACTTTCACTCTATCAGCACCAAAACAGCTAA
- a CDS encoding prephenate dehydrogenase → MKRKIAIAGLGLIGASIAKALKTIADNYVIGYDIDLETLQYAKTHGIIDEAKTDFTTTVCQVDYLILAAPISKSIELLAALDEIQLSQKLIVSDVSSVKQSMITAANQLQNMDISFVGGHPMAGSHKKGVQAAKAHLFENAIYVLTPTTRSKECDVQSLKRLLEPTRSKFLILDAKEHDEMTGVISHFPHLIASSLVHQAKHWEQTHAYLPNLAAGGFRDITRIASSNPTLWQDIFYHNRKKMSLFLEEWITEMKHVKNLVEENNKQEMITYLETAKRYRDGLGTKDKGAIPSYYDLYVDIQDQTGALAHVTKLLADNNISINNIQILEIREGIMGALRLSFATEKLQKISAHTLNESGYETMIEK, encoded by the coding sequence GTGAAGCGAAAAATAGCTATAGCAGGTCTTGGTCTTATCGGCGCGTCGATAGCAAAAGCATTAAAAACAATAGCTGATAATTATGTAATTGGTTATGATATTGACTTAGAGACATTACAATACGCCAAGACCCATGGTATCATTGACGAAGCAAAAACAGACTTTACAACCACAGTATGTCAAGTTGACTATCTTATTTTGGCAGCCCCAATATCTAAGTCAATTGAATTACTAGCAGCTTTAGATGAAATACAATTATCCCAAAAGTTAATCGTTTCTGATGTTTCTTCCGTGAAACAATCCATGATAACAGCGGCTAATCAGTTACAAAATATGGACATATCTTTTGTTGGTGGACACCCAATGGCAGGTTCCCATAAAAAAGGGGTGCAGGCTGCAAAAGCGCATCTATTTGAAAACGCAATTTATGTATTGACTCCCACGACGCGTAGTAAAGAGTGTGATGTTCAATCATTAAAAAGGCTTCTTGAACCGACACGTAGCAAATTTCTCATACTAGATGCGAAGGAACACGATGAAATGACTGGTGTGATTTCTCATTTCCCGCATTTAATTGCATCTTCACTCGTTCACCAGGCAAAGCATTGGGAACAGACGCACGCTTATTTACCTAACCTTGCTGCAGGTGGATTTCGCGATATTACAAGAATTGCATCTAGCAACCCTACACTTTGGCAGGATATCTTTTATCATAATCGAAAGAAAATGTCGCTGTTTTTAGAAGAATGGATTACAGAAATGAAACATGTAAAAAATTTAGTTGAAGAAAATAATAAGCAAGAGATGATTACGTATTTAGAAACAGCTAAACGGTACCGTGATGGTTTAGGTACGAAAGATAAAGGAGCCATTCCTTCATATTACGATTTGTATGTAGATATTCAAGATCAAACAGGGGCTTTAGCCCATGTAACAAAACTGTTGGCAGATAATAACATTAGCATAAATAATATTCAAATATTAGAAATTAGGGAAGGGATAATGGGAGCTCTTAGGTTAAGTTTTGCAACTGAAAAACTCCAAAAAATAAGTGCACACACCCTAAATGAATCGGGTTATGAAACGATGATCGAAAAATAA
- the aroH gene encoding chorismate mutase, which translates to MTRGIRGATTVAVNAADVIINNTKNLIEEMIKKNNVLPEDVSHVFISVTKDITATFPAKGLRELSGWTYVPVMCMTEIDVPNSLELCIRVMMVVNTELEQSNIHHVFQNEAIHLRPDLAKWNKEDK; encoded by the coding sequence GTGACTAGAGGCATACGGGGTGCAACGACGGTAGCTGTTAATGCAGCCGATGTAATTATAAATAATACAAAAAACTTAATTGAGGAAATGATCAAGAAAAATAATGTATTACCAGAAGATGTTTCTCATGTTTTTATATCTGTAACAAAAGACATTACTGCAACCTTTCCAGCTAAAGGTTTGCGTGAGTTATCGGGTTGGACATATGTTCCAGTAATGTGTATGACAGAAATAGATGTGCCGAATAGTTTAGAGCTTTGTATACGTGTAATGATGGTTGTAAATACAGAACTAGAACAATCAAATATTCACCATGTCTTTCAAAATGAAGCTATTCATTTGCGCCCTGATTTAGCAAAATGGAATAAGGAGGATAAATAA
- the aroB gene encoding 3-dehydroquinate synthase: MEELNIQASTHAYSIVIGEGIRNQITDYFTNSYSSIWVITDENVAKLYLGDVLETLSDFHVHHTILPAGEQTKSIDYYNQLMTEAIEYGLDRHSLLIALGGGVIGDLAGFVAATYMRGIDYIQMPTTILAHDSSVGGKVAINHPLGKNLIGSFYAPQGVFYDIETLITLNDREIRSGYAELVKEALISDEAIYRSILTTNLQNLPPSITQEHICSGIQIKAQVVEQDEKENGMRKYLNLGHTLGHALEAHLGYGSIAHGEAVAIGLLFALHVSESVFDTTLPFLQLKQWLETNHYPLHSLTGDQQTILAKMKNDKKNKQHRIQMVLLEQVGKPIIKQMTDEDMLSYLSSFKRKLVNK; the protein is encoded by the coding sequence ATGGAAGAACTAAACATTCAAGCAAGTACACACGCTTATTCTATCGTTATTGGAGAAGGCATCCGAAATCAAATTACGGATTACTTCACTAATAGTTATTCATCTATTTGGGTGATAACAGATGAGAATGTAGCTAAATTATATTTGGGAGACGTATTAGAAACACTCTCAGATTTTCATGTCCACCACACAATATTACCTGCTGGAGAACAGACGAAAAGTATAGATTACTATAATCAATTAATGACAGAAGCAATTGAGTATGGATTAGACCGTCATTCTTTGTTAATTGCTTTAGGTGGAGGGGTTATTGGTGATTTAGCAGGTTTTGTAGCAGCTACTTATATGCGTGGCATTGACTATATCCAAATGCCGACAACAATATTAGCGCATGATAGTAGTGTTGGTGGAAAAGTAGCTATTAACCATCCGTTGGGGAAAAACTTGATTGGTAGCTTTTATGCACCGCAAGGAGTTTTTTATGATATTGAGACGCTAATTACGTTAAATGATCGGGAAATCCGCTCTGGATACGCAGAATTAGTAAAAGAAGCACTCATTTCTGATGAAGCTATATATCGATCCATTTTAACTACAAATTTACAAAATTTACCACCATCTATAACACAAGAGCATATTTGTTCAGGGATTCAAATTAAAGCACAAGTAGTAGAACAAGATGAAAAAGAAAATGGAATGCGAAAGTATTTGAACCTTGGCCATACGTTGGGTCATGCTTTGGAAGCTCATTTAGGATATGGATCTATTGCACATGGTGAGGCGGTTGCTATAGGTTTGCTATTTGCACTACATGTTAGCGAATCAGTTTTTGATACGACATTGCCTTTTTTACAACTAAAGCAATGGTTAGAAACAAACCACTACCCGCTTCATTCCCTAACTGGAGATCAACAAACTATATTAGCTAAAATGAAAAACGATAAAAAAAATAAACAACATCGTATTCAAATGGTGTTGCTAGAACAAGTTGGTAAACCAATTATAAAGCAGATGACGGATGAAGATATGCTTTCCTACTTATCTTCTTTTAAAAGAAAGTTGGTGAATAAGTGA